The following proteins come from a genomic window of Sphaerisporangium rubeum:
- a CDS encoding TadE family type IV pilus minor pilin — protein MAVGLPVLALVLGGALWAVAAVAVQLECVDAARAGARAAARGESLDVVRQVTGRAAPAGAAVAITRDADLSRVTVTATMRPGGAGLIPGVVIRADATSATEPGVQEGAP, from the coding sequence ATGGCGGTGGGTCTGCCGGTGCTGGCGCTGGTGCTCGGTGGCGCGCTGTGGGCCGTGGCGGCGGTGGCGGTCCAGCTTGAGTGCGTGGACGCTGCTAGAGCGGGGGCCAGGGCTGCTGCCCGGGGTGAGTCGCTCGATGTGGTGCGCCAGGTGACCGGACGAGCCGCTCCGGCCGGGGCCGCCGTCGCGATCACCCGGGACGCGGACCTCAGCCGTGTCACCGTCACAGCCACGATGCGACCGGGTGGAGCGGGTCTCATCCCTGGGGTCGTCATCAGAGCCGACGCCACGTCCGCGACGGAGCCGGGAGTTCAGGAGGGGGCTCCATGA
- a CDS encoding TadA family conjugal transfer-associated ATPase yields MRRATVPVELVEAVRLRLAREGGEPTAAQVAAALRAEQAVLGDAEILAVARALRADLIGAGPLEPLLAEPEVTDVLVNGPRDVWVDDGLGLRRTPVTFADDGEVRRLAQRLAGAAGRRLDDASPYVDARLSGGVRLHAILPPIAPDGTCLSLRLPPRQSFTLEDLVPGPGAAALRAVVTSRMAFLVTGGTGTGKTTLLSALLSAADPRERLILVEDSAELRPVHPHVVRLETRPPNLEGAGAVTLRDLVRQALRMRPDRLVVGEVRGEEVTDLLSAMNTGHDGGCGTLHANTPEDVPARLEALAGPAGLPRMAVHSQIAAALDAVIHMTRTPTGGPRRLSQICLLRRHPSGLVEPIPALTFPPQGSPVPGPAHDAFHTRLTRHP; encoded by the coding sequence ATGAGACGTGCCACAGTGCCGGTGGAGCTCGTGGAGGCCGTACGTCTCCGCCTGGCGAGAGAGGGCGGCGAGCCGACCGCCGCACAGGTCGCGGCGGCCCTTCGTGCCGAGCAGGCGGTCCTCGGCGACGCGGAGATCCTCGCGGTGGCCCGCGCGCTGAGAGCCGACCTCATCGGAGCGGGCCCCCTGGAGCCCCTGCTCGCCGAGCCCGAGGTCACCGACGTCCTGGTGAACGGCCCCCGTGACGTGTGGGTCGACGACGGGCTCGGTCTCAGACGCACCCCGGTGACCTTCGCGGACGACGGTGAGGTGCGCCGCCTGGCCCAGCGCCTGGCCGGCGCCGCGGGCCGCCGCCTCGACGACGCCAGCCCGTACGTCGACGCACGCCTGTCCGGCGGCGTGCGCCTCCACGCCATCCTGCCTCCCATAGCCCCGGACGGCACCTGCCTGTCCCTGCGTCTGCCTCCCCGCCAGTCCTTCACCCTGGAAGACCTGGTCCCCGGCCCAGGCGCCGCCGCACTGAGAGCCGTGGTCACGTCCCGCATGGCCTTCCTGGTGACCGGCGGCACCGGCACGGGAAAAACGACCCTGTTGTCCGCACTCCTCTCCGCCGCCGACCCGAGAGAACGCCTGATCCTCGTCGAGGACTCCGCCGAGCTGCGTCCCGTCCACCCTCACGTGGTCCGCCTGGAGACCAGACCCCCCAACCTGGAAGGGGCCGGAGCCGTCACCCTCCGCGACCTGGTCCGCCAAGCCCTCCGCATGCGTCCCGACCGCCTGGTCGTAGGCGAGGTCCGAGGCGAGGAGGTCACCGACCTCCTGAGCGCCATGAACACCGGCCACGACGGCGGCTGCGGCACCCTGCACGCCAACACCCCCGAAGACGTCCCCGCACGCCTGGAAGCCCTCGCCGGCCCCGCCGGCCTCCCCAGAATGGCCGTGCACAGCCAGATCGCCGCGGCCCTGGACGCCGTGATCCACATGACCCGGACCCCCACCGGCGGCCCTCGCCGCCTCTCCCAGATCTGCCTGCTGCGACGCCACCCCTCCGGCCTGGTCGAACCCATCCCCGCCTTGACCTTCCCACCCCAAGGCTCTCCCGTCCCGGGCCCCGCTCACGACGCCTTCCACACGCGTCTGACCAGACACCCATGA
- the ssd gene encoding septum site-determining protein Ssd, producing MTTHRPLVITDDQDLLDDLLRIAAAAGVEIDVAHAAAHARPFWTHAPLVVVGVDVADTLAATCPPPRQGVLLVTRGADDPSVWRRCVAVGAVTVLTLPEAERRLVEEFAEACEPETRSGETVCVVGGRGGSGASVLATCLALVAARRKMRTLLVDADPLGGGIDVLLGEEHAVGARWPGIAEREGRVSYAALQDALPTFGDLTVLSGHRGAPSAIPPEAMRAVLGAAHRGCDLIVVDVPRHLTPAAAEALSRAAVTLLLVPSDVRGVLAAAQVLPQLQKHTQCVRTVTRPGTLTPDIITRSLDTPHLGFLPDQRNLADHLDRGLAPPLTPQTPLARFCHAFLTGSLPEEPS from the coding sequence ATGACCACCCACCGTCCATTAGTGATCACCGATGACCAGGACCTGCTCGACGACCTCCTGCGGATCGCCGCCGCCGCCGGAGTCGAGATCGACGTGGCCCACGCGGCGGCACACGCCAGGCCGTTCTGGACGCATGCACCTCTCGTGGTCGTGGGGGTGGACGTCGCCGACACGCTGGCCGCCACCTGTCCACCCCCGAGGCAAGGAGTGCTCCTCGTCACCCGCGGCGCCGACGACCCGTCCGTGTGGCGCAGATGCGTCGCGGTCGGGGCCGTCACCGTCCTCACCCTCCCGGAGGCGGAACGGCGGCTTGTGGAGGAGTTCGCAGAGGCATGCGAGCCGGAGACCCGTTCCGGTGAGACCGTCTGCGTCGTCGGCGGCCGAGGCGGCTCAGGGGCCAGCGTCCTCGCCACCTGCCTGGCCCTGGTCGCCGCACGCAGGAAGATGCGCACGCTCCTCGTCGACGCCGATCCCCTCGGCGGCGGCATCGACGTCCTCCTCGGCGAGGAGCACGCCGTGGGAGCCCGCTGGCCAGGCATCGCCGAGCGCGAGGGCAGGGTCAGCTACGCAGCGCTTCAAGACGCTCTGCCGACCTTCGGCGACCTGACCGTCCTGTCCGGCCACCGAGGCGCACCGTCCGCCATCCCCCCTGAGGCGATGCGCGCGGTCCTCGGCGCGGCCCACAGAGGCTGCGACCTCATCGTCGTCGACGTCCCCCGCCACCTCACGCCGGCCGCGGCCGAGGCGCTGTCCCGCGCCGCCGTGACCCTCCTGCTCGTCCCCTCAGACGTCCGAGGGGTGCTCGCCGCCGCACAGGTCCTCCCGCAGCTCCAGAAACACACCCAGTGCGTCCGCACAGTGACCCGTCCGGGCACGCTCACCCCCGACATCATCACCCGCTCACTGGACACCCCTCACCTCGGTTTCCTCCCCGACCAGCGCAACCTCGCCGACCACCTCGATCGCGGCCTCGCGCCGCCGCTGACCCCGCAGACCCCGCTGGCCCGTTTCTGCCACGCCTTCCTGACCGGCAGCCTCCCCGAGGAGCCCTCATGA
- a CDS encoding DUF4244 domain-containing protein produces the protein MRRWICSQGRHAFSTGTSSVIAARRLRKVYGTLLILRAMAAGCRRARRQVRAVGRWLKGSGQAVYLAARSRGEAGMSTAEYAVGTIAACAFAGLLYKIVTSPDIRKMLADILGRALRLAG, from the coding sequence ATGCGTCGGTGGATCTGTTCACAGGGACGGCACGCGTTCAGCACGGGGACGTCGAGCGTCATCGCCGCACGGCGGCTGAGGAAGGTCTACGGCACGCTGCTCATCCTCCGAGCCATGGCCGCCGGGTGCCGCCGAGCCAGGCGCCAGGTCCGCGCGGTGGGCAGGTGGCTCAAAGGCTCCGGACAGGCGGTCTACCTGGCCGCACGAAGCCGCGGAGAGGCCGGCATGTCCACCGCCGAGTACGCCGTCGGCACCATCGCCGCCTGCGCCTTCGCGGGCCTCCTCTACAAGATCGTCACCAGCCCGGACATCCGCAAGATGCTGGCCGACATCCTCGGCCGCGCTTTGCGTCTCGCAGGATGA
- a CDS encoding oxidoreductase — MNDPLTAVAGLPGVAEAVQDARAAVDRLYGHRVLRRRGPEVSAESALRGARASAALEGADVSLADLRAGAATAPAALGALRASAEVGKLSPTWRIAPRQALARLHSLAALDLTTDPALLGRPRTTDLDPAAEAATALPPAPSPRTAAARLAMLADLVATTTSTTPALVLAAVVHAELMALRPFGTADGLVARAAERLTLVEFGLDPKSLIAVEVGHAESEQAYTKALRDYLEGGPTGVATWIRHCAAAVELGAREATAICEALQRG, encoded by the coding sequence GTGAACGACCCACTGACCGCCGTCGCCGGCCTGCCTGGAGTCGCCGAGGCCGTACAGGACGCTCGTGCGGCCGTGGACCGCCTGTACGGCCACCGTGTGCTGCGCCGCCGCGGCCCCGAGGTGTCCGCGGAGTCGGCCCTTCGCGGAGCCCGCGCCTCGGCCGCTCTCGAAGGCGCCGACGTGTCGCTGGCCGACCTGCGCGCCGGCGCCGCGACGGCCCCCGCGGCCCTCGGTGCCCTGCGCGCCTCCGCCGAAGTCGGCAAACTCAGCCCCACCTGGCGTATCGCACCCCGGCAGGCCCTGGCCCGCCTCCACTCCCTTGCCGCGCTCGACCTCACCACCGACCCGGCCCTGCTCGGCCGTCCCAGAACCACCGACCTCGACCCCGCCGCCGAAGCCGCGACGGCCCTCCCCCCGGCCCCGTCCCCCCGTACCGCCGCGGCTCGTCTCGCCATGCTGGCCGACCTCGTCGCCACGACCACCTCCACGACCCCCGCACTGGTCCTCGCCGCCGTCGTCCACGCCGAACTCATGGCGCTCCGCCCCTTCGGCACCGCCGACGGCCTGGTGGCACGCGCCGCCGAACGCCTGACCCTCGTCGAATTCGGCCTGGACCCCAAGTCACTGATCGCCGTGGAAGTCGGCCACGCCGAGTCCGAACAGGCCTACACCAAGGCCCTGCGCGACTACCTGGAAGGCGGCCCCACCGGAGTGGCCACCTGGATACGCCACTGCGCCGCCGCCGTAGAACTAGGGGCACGCGAAGCCACCGCCATCTGCGAGGCCCTCCAACGCGGCTGA
- a CDS encoding type II secretion system F family protein — translation MQADLPFALDLMVACLRAGLPVGGAVEAAAKAVDGPVGTLLSTVTGRLRLGAGPEEAWTVLRDDPALSSLAREMIRAALSGAPVADVLTRLADDTVRETRAASSAAARRAGIQVIAPLGLCFLPAFVFLGIIPIVAGLATQAFGH, via the coding sequence GTGCAGGCGGACCTCCCGTTCGCCCTGGACCTCATGGTCGCGTGCCTGCGCGCCGGACTGCCGGTGGGAGGCGCCGTGGAGGCCGCGGCCAAGGCGGTCGACGGCCCCGTCGGGACGCTTCTCTCCACAGTCACAGGCAGGCTCAGGCTCGGCGCCGGCCCTGAAGAGGCATGGACGGTCTTACGTGACGACCCGGCCCTGTCGAGCCTCGCACGGGAGATGATCCGAGCGGCCCTGAGCGGCGCACCTGTGGCCGACGTCCTCACCAGACTCGCCGACGACACCGTCCGCGAGACCCGCGCCGCATCCTCGGCCGCCGCACGACGTGCCGGCATCCAGGTGATAGCCCCCCTGGGCCTGTGTTTCCTGCCGGCCTTCGTCTTCCTGGGAATCATCCCGATCGTCGCCGGACTGGCCACCCAGGCCTTCGGCCATTGA
- a CDS encoding Rv3654c family TadE-like protein — protein MAGCSRESRSWRRGAEEGGATVWVVCVMVLVGLVAGVMVAAGVVRVARHRAGAAADLSALAGAVHALADPALACRRARALAVANHATLSGCVVRTGVVQVRVRVKLSIPVLGQRSLTAEARAGPR, from the coding sequence GTGGCCGGCTGTTCGAGGGAGTCGCGTTCCTGGCGGAGGGGGGCCGAGGAGGGGGGTGCGACGGTTTGGGTGGTCTGTGTGATGGTGCTTGTCGGGCTGGTCGCGGGGGTCATGGTGGCGGCGGGGGTGGTCCGGGTGGCGCGGCATCGAGCCGGGGCCGCCGCCGACCTCAGTGCACTCGCCGGTGCCGTCCACGCTCTGGCGGACCCTGCTCTCGCGTGCCGTCGTGCACGCGCGCTCGCCGTCGCCAATCACGCCACCTTGAGCGGTTGCGTCGTCCGGACCGGTGTCGTCCAGGTCCGGGTGCGCGTGAAGCTATCGATCCCCGTCCTCGGTCAGCGATCACTGACGGCCGAGGCCCGCGCCGGACCTCGCTGA
- a CDS encoding type II secretion system F family protein encodes MIWSAMGLIVAATLMWSTAGEAAARLRALNRSRDGAMITSSWRDPGAHLRTLLRRRPAGRRIHARWEQFTGRFGATRRRAAWQKASIAVCQGIVAELAVGRPPGDALARTLTDLDCPDPELLHPVIAAARDGGDVPAALTDAAAPHGTEGLRRLAACWQVGPTVGTGLTALLERVIAALRDSASHRAEVASQLAAPRATARLLAALPALGLLLGTALGLRPFAFLLHTPAGLACLSLGVTLTTAGLTWTHHLTLRALATDTT; translated from the coding sequence GTGATCTGGTCGGCCATGGGGCTCATCGTGGCGGCGACGCTCATGTGGAGTACCGCCGGCGAGGCGGCCGCTCGTCTGCGTGCGCTGAACCGGTCCCGCGACGGCGCCATGATCACATCCTCATGGCGTGACCCAGGCGCGCACCTGAGAACGCTCCTGCGCCGCCGACCCGCCGGAAGACGGATCCACGCGCGATGGGAGCAGTTCACCGGCCGATTCGGCGCCACACGTCGTCGCGCGGCCTGGCAGAAGGCTTCGATCGCCGTGTGCCAGGGCATCGTCGCCGAGCTGGCTGTAGGCCGGCCACCAGGCGACGCCTTGGCCCGCACGCTGACCGATCTCGACTGCCCCGACCCCGAGCTCCTCCACCCCGTGATCGCCGCCGCTCGCGACGGCGGAGACGTTCCCGCCGCACTGACCGACGCCGCCGCACCGCACGGCACAGAGGGCCTCCGCCGCCTGGCGGCCTGCTGGCAGGTCGGCCCCACCGTCGGTACCGGCCTCACCGCTCTCCTGGAGCGCGTGATCGCGGCCCTACGCGACTCCGCGTCCCACAGAGCCGAAGTAGCGTCCCAACTGGCGGCCCCACGAGCCACAGCCCGCCTCCTGGCCGCACTCCCCGCCTTGGGTCTCCTCCTAGGCACAGCCCTGGGCCTACGTCCCTTCGCCTTCCTGCTCCACACCCCCGCAGGCCTCGCCTGCCTGTCCCTCGGCGTGACCCTCACAACCGCCGGCCTCACCTGGACCCACCACCTAACTCTCCGCGCGCTGGCCACCGACACCACCTGA